The Natribaculum luteum genome contains the following window.
CCATCGAGGACGTCCACACGGACGACGAAGTCTCACCCGACGCGGCGTCGGACGCCGAGGAGGTCGACGACACGACGATCGAGGACATCATCTCGGACGACCGAAACCAGGTCGTCAAAGACATGCTCAGCGGCGAGTCCGACTCGGTTCCCGGCCTCGACGTCGAATCGACGGACGAATCGACTGCTGACGACACAGAAGACGAATCGTTCGACGACGCCGAGGACCTCGACCTCGACCTGGATGGCATCGACACCGACCCCGTCGACATCGACGAGGAGAGCGATGACGAGGACGACGTCCCCGACATCGAACTCGGATTCGGCGAAGACGAGATTCCGGACGTCGACTTCGAAGACGAGGAAAGCGACGACGAGAGCGAGGAAGAGGAGCCAGAGATCGACCTCGACGTCGACGAGAGCGAGGAAGAGGAGCCGGAGATCGACCTCGACGTCGACAAGAGCGAGGAGAAGGAGCCGGAGATCGACCTCGACGTCGACGAAAGTGAGGAAGAGGAGCCAGAGATCGACCTCGGCGTCGACGAAAGCGAGGAAGAGGAGCCAGAGATCGACCTCGGCGTCGACGAAAGCGAGGAAGAGGAGCCAGAGATCGACCTCGGCGTCGACGAAAGCGAGGAAGAGGAGCCAGAGATCGACCTCGGCGTCGACGAAAGCGAGGAAGAGGAGCCAGAGATCGACCTCGGCGTCGACGAAAGCGAGGAAGAGGAGCCAGAGATCGACCTCGACGTCGACAAGAGCGAGGAGAAGGAGCCGGAGATCGACCTCGGCGTCGACGACGAGAGCGAGGAAGAGGAGCCAGAGATCGACGACGCGGACGACGAGCACACGACGGACGAAGACGACGCAGCGTCTGCAGCCGAACCCACGCCGACGCCGCCGGCCGAACCGGTCGGCGTTCGACTCGCCGAGGAGATTCGCGACGGTCGAATCGACGACGAGGACCTCGAGGTGCTCCGGTCCGAACTCGACCTCGGACCGGCACCGAGCGAGATCGCGAAGATCGACCACCTGCAGTCTCGCATCGAGGAAGTCGCCG
Protein-coding sequences here:
- a CDS encoding AAA family ATPase, with the protein product MSNIADTDEDVEVSDDGLTVRKAFVADEFPVPAIRFEIDSERDVPVSFRLSEPIPESFPMDNVGFHPEYHSDDWTAFQDNHVEFTGTVDPDDSLVTVYGIRLGDEDDAGDFLTEPTIEDVHTDDEVSPDAASDAEEVDDTTIEDIISDDRNQVVKDMLSGESDSVPGLDVESTDESTADDTEDESFDDAEDLDLDLDGIDTDPVDIDEESDDEDDVPDIELGFGEDEIPDVDFEDEESDDESEEEEPEIDLDVDESEEEEPEIDLDVDKSEEKEPEIDLDVDESEEEEPEIDLGVDESEEEEPEIDLGVDESEEEEPEIDLGVDESEEEEPEIDLGVDESEEEEPEIDLGVDESEEEEPEIDLDVDKSEEKEPEIDLGVDDESEEEEPEIDDADDEHTTDEDDAASAAEPTPTPPAEPVGVRLAEEIRDGRIDDEDLEVLRSELDLGPAPSEIAKIDHLQSRIEEVAAYADAIERFLDENGTGDQLIQEFKDELASFESDLASMDDRLEETESEVDDLEERTDAVESDLEATDERIDAVDEDLVAVGDDVDDLTDEFEDLEDDVDDLESNLEEVREDVTDIVEWRDELGSMFSG